One genomic region from Desulfomonilaceae bacterium encodes:
- a CDS encoding YHS domain-containing protein, translating to MLRIIITAIWIYVAYRLLTWAFKALGAGSSPSGIDRKSSSTDVNEMVKDPICGTYVLARDAKTLRAKGQTFYFCSDECRKRFLNN from the coding sequence TTGCTTAGAATAATTATAACCGCGATATGGATTTATGTAGCCTATAGACTGCTAACGTGGGCTTTTAAAGCGTTAGGCGCCGGCTCGAGTCCCAGCGGGATTGACAGGAAATCAAGTTCGACAGATGTTAACGAAATGGTAAAAGACCCAATTTGCGGAACTTACGTCCTGGCTCGCGACGCCAAAACCTTGCGGGCTAAAGGCCAGACCTTTTATTTTTGCTCGGATGAATGCCGGAAAAGATTTCTCAATAATTGA